Proteins from a single region of Palaemon carinicauda isolate YSFRI2023 chromosome 1, ASM3689809v2, whole genome shotgun sequence:
- the LOC137640213 gene encoding uncharacterized protein, translated as MNEILSKALKLHEASKASRLGASSSAPPSLMVDAGAMQSTFPPSKSDLDRGPDKNATSLIAANGSPIRCYEIRTLKISIMGRSYSWPFAIADVNRPLLGADFLAHHGLFVDVAKTSHRHGNLPVPRPRIRPCNNVRIRRPPTHAKFRRLPPQKLNDAKRVFGDMERMGICKKASSPSSSSLHMVKKPDGS; from the exons atgaacgaaatCCTGTCAAAGGCTctgaagctccacgaggcctccaaagcatctcgcctcggagcatcatcgtcagcaccgccttc tcTCATGGTAGAcgccggcgcaatgcagtcaacgttcccaccttccaagtccgacctagaccgtggtcccgacaaaaacgctacCTCACTCATcgctgccaacggatctcccatacggtgctatgagattaggaccctcaagatatctatcatgggccgttcgtattcttggcccttcgccatcgctgacgtcaatcgccccctccttggtgcggatttccttgcCCATCACGGACTCTTCGTCGACGTCGCTAAAacatctcatcgacacgggaacctgccagtcccgcgccctagaatacggccctgcaacaatgtccgtatccgcc gacctcctactcacgccaaattccgccgcctcccgccccagaaactgaatgATGCCAAACGCGTCTTCggggacatggaacgcatgggtatctgtaagaaagcatcgagcccctcaTCATCgtccctacacatggtaaaaaagccggacgggtcctga